In Geotalea uraniireducens, the genomic window GAATTCATCTGGGATAGACTGTATTAAATAATGGCCATCTATCACAATTCCCCTCGGCCTTGCTATGTCGTTAAGCCTAGCACTAAGATTGAGCACGTGTCCTGAGTAATCCAATGTGTCTTTTCCAGAATACAAACAGCAAGCTGGGCCACGTGAAATGCCGAAACCTATGTTTTGAGGCGTTGTGAAATTTATCATTGGATCATCTTCAAACATGTTTGGAAAGTCTGATATTGCAGAAAAGCAGGATGAAAATACATATTGTGAAACTTGAAAAAGAGTTTTCTCAGAATATCTAAATGTCATCAACATACCATCGCCGGTAAGCTTGACAAATACAGCTTTTGAAAAATATTTCTCTAACAATTGAAGGTAAAATCTTTTGATAAACATTGCGGTATCAGGAGATTCATGATGTGTGCTGAATACTGAAAAACCACGGATATCGCATACAACCGCAATAACAAATTCAGAACGCCCTTCGGCAGATAATAACTTTTTTCGCAGCGCTTCAGTTTTCATCAATTTCTCCTTGTTGTTCAACTAGTTATTGACCGGTCAGGACCGGCATCTAATATTATATGCAAGCATCTAATAATATATCCCGGCATCTAACTTTAGATACCGGGATGCATATAACAATAGATGCTTTTGGCAACCTCTCGGGCATCTAATATTATATACTGGCATCCAATATTAGATGCCCTCAACTGCCACTGTTCTTCATCTCGGCATCCAATATTATATGCTTCTCCAGTTCTGTCCCCTTGATCTTGCCATGCTGGATGTACCAGAGCTTGACGTCAGGGTCCCATGTCCCGCCCATAGTTTTGGCCATTCTCCCCAATTCAGGAGCCCAAAAGGGGACGTTGTTAGCCAGTTAACTTGCTCACGATTTCATCTCTTGGTGCAGGCTGCGGGTCAGACATTAGGCCCCCCCACCAAGCCGATCATCACAGCCCCTGCCCTGCTTTTCATAGTTCACTCCCCGATAATGAATGATCATTCCTGCCGGTCTGCTGGCACAGCCGGCATAAGAGAACTCTTAGCATACGGCGCCCGGGCAACAAAGCGTTTTTTCGACCAAAATGCCTGCAAGCCCGAAAAGTTACTATATGTAGTAACCTGAGATGATTTTTTTGCAGCGACGACGAGTGGCGGGATGATGAGACCGTGAAACGGCGGGGAGAGGATCAGTGCCGGGGGGCGGCAAAGCGGTGGCAGTACAGGCACTGCTCTTTCGGCGGGTGCCCCGGCGGCAGCGGCCGGGCGGCGGTGGCATGGCAGCGGACGCACCCCTGTTCGGTCGCTTCCCGGGCGGCGCCGTTAGCGAGCGCCTCCTGGAACGGGCGGTGTACCGCGTCGAGCGGCACCGGCTTCCCCTGTTCGGAGCCACGGTGCCGGGCGAGGACGGCGACGAGCGCCACGATGAGCACCAGGAAGAGAACGTCGCGTTTGCCGAGCTTCATCGCTTTGGGTCCTCCCCCTGCAGGTAGTCGCCGAGCAGCGACCGGCTGTGCTCGTCGTCGTGGCAGTAGATGCAGAGGTTCTCCCAGTTGCTGCCGTCGGGGGGGTTGTTGTGGTGGTTGCCGTCCTTGTGGTGGACGGTAAGGAGGTGGAGGTTCTCCAGGGTGAACTCCCGGCCGCACTTGGCGCAGATCCAGCCGTGCAGCTTGAGGGAGCGCTCCCGGTAGTTGGTCGGCGCGTCCTGCTCCGCCCGCAGCCGGCGGACCAGCTCGTCCAGCTCTTCCTGGCTCTTGGCCGGCCCCGGTCGCGGCGTCCGCGGTCTGAAGGTTCTGCCCATGGTTTCTCCCCCTGCGACGGCCCGAATTGGCGGCGGACCGTCCTGCCTGCCGTTCAGGGTACCCGATAACCGGCGGCAGCGCAACCGGCTCGTGCCGACACGCCGGCGGCGATCTATTCATTAAAGAAACGGCCCGCCCTGCCGAAACGTATCATGGAGGTAACGCGACATGGCAGAGCACGCAGAGTCCGCCCCCCTGGCCGCCCCGATCCTGATCGCCGACGACAATCTGCTGATCCGGAGCATGCTCGAAGGGAGCCTG contains:
- a CDS encoding cytochrome C; translation: MKLGKRDVLFLVLIVALVAVLARHRGSEQGKPVPLDAVHRPFQEALANGAAREATEQGCVRCHATAARPLPPGHPPKEQCLYCHRFAAPRH
- a CDS encoding YajD family HNH nuclease; translation: MGRTFRPRTPRPGPAKSQEELDELVRRLRAEQDAPTNYRERSLKLHGWICAKCGREFTLENLHLLTVHHKDGNHHNNPPDGSNWENLCIYCHDDEHSRSLLGDYLQGEDPKR